Below is a window of Candidatus Zixiibacteriota bacterium DNA.
ACCTTCGATGGTCTCGAGGCCGCCAAAAAATCCCTGGAACGGCTGTGGGATTTTCATGACAGCGTGGAAGCTGTAAAGGGCGGTACGGACAATCCACAGGTTGAAGAGCTGGTTTCGCAAGTCAAAAGAAAATTTGAGGAAGCGCTCGACGACGATTTGAATGTTTCACCCGCTCTGGCCGCGATTTTTGATTTCGTGCGGGATGTCAACCGTCTCATCTCAGAAGGCAATCTGTCTGAAAATGATGCCGGTAAAGTTCTTGATGCTGTCAATGGTTTCGATAATGTGCTGGCATTTTTGAAACGGGAAAAATCCGATGCCAGCCTGGAGGATGAAGTCGAGCAACTGATCCAACAGCGAATCGATGCCCGTAAGAATAAGGACTTTGCCACCGCCGACAAGATCCGTGACGATCTTCTGGAGCGCGGGATAATCCTCGAGGATACCCCTCAGGGCACCAAGTGGAAACGCAAACTCTGATAATATGGAATCACTTCCGATGCCTTCCGAATGTAACGGGGGGCATTTTTTTGTCTGCCGGATAGATTTAAATCGCTGGTTGCTAAGCGAATTGAAAACAACAAAAAATCAGGCCGTAGCCTGATGCTCTAAATGGAGGGGGAAGGATTCGAACCTTCGAAGGCTTCGCCGACAGATTTACAGTCTGTTCCCTTTGACCACTCGGGAACCCCTCCATCTATCAATCTTCCCGGGTAAGCCGGGAATTCAATTGCGCCAATATATATAATATATCGGCCGACGCAAGTGGAATTTCTCCCAAACATTTCAAATTTAAGCCGGCGAAGGGACTCGAACCCCCGACTGGCTGATTACAAATCAGCTACTCTACCAACTGAGTTACGCCGGCGTAATCGTCTAATTAAATGGACGTCGTCCGCTTGTCAAGAGCTTTCATTAATATATTATCTGCAAATTACTTACACAGTTTAGCCCATAGAGTTTCAGGCTGAAAAAATCTGGAACCCGGGAAAAAACACATGTGTATAAGCTAACTGAATTTTCACTTGATTTTTTGCTTGGTTTTTGTATCTATGAATCCTCGTTATGATAGATGTTAAGAACCTGACAAAATACTACGGTCCTGAACTGGCCGTTAACGATGTCTCCTTTTCGGTTGAAAAAGGCCAGGTGGTAGGTTTTTTGGGGCCCAATGGCGCTGGAAAGTCGACCACCGTCAGGATTATCTGCTGTTACCTTTCACCAACTTACGGTAATGTAAGCGTGGGTGGTGAGGATATCTATAACAATCCCATGAAGGTCAGGCGGATGATCGGTTACCTGCCGGAGAACACTCCCCTTTATACCGACATGAACGTCTTCGATTTTCTGAAGTTCTGTGTCGATATTCGCAACTCCGGCCGCGTCCGCGCCAACCGTGTGGGCGAGGTGGTCGAAATCTGTGGTCTGAAAGATGTGCTTTACAAAGATATCGGCGAACTATCCAAGGGTTACCGCCAGAGGGTGGGATTAGCCCAGGCGATGATTCATGATCCCCAGATCCTCATCCTGGACGAACCCACGGTCGGGCTCGATCCCAACCAGATCGTGGAAATCCGCAACCTGATCAAAACTCTCGGGCAAGAAAAGACTGTGGTACTCTGTTCGCATATACTGCCCGAGGTGGAGGCCACCTGCAACCGTGTACTGATTATAAATCGCGGGCAGATTGCCGCCGACGGCACTCCCGACGAGCTCCGGGGATCGTTCGAGGGTAAAGGCAAGCTGACGCTCCAGATCAAGGACCTGCCCTCCGAAAAACTGGAATATCTCGAAAACATCGAAGGTATCGGTGGTGTGGTCGATATGGATCGCACCAATCCAAGGGCCACCCGGATTGTCCTCGAACTTGTGGGAGAAACTGATCCTCGTGAACAGATCTTCCATTTTTGTGTAGAAAACAACCTGGTGCTTCTCGAGATGAATCGGGAGAGGGCGACGCTCGAACATGTCTTCCGCGAGCTGACCCGCAAGGAGGAGGTGCATTAAATGTCGGCTGTCTGGGTCATGACAAAAAAGGAACTGCGTTCATATTTCAGCTCTCCTGTTGCCTATGTGGTCATTATCCTGTTTCTCCTGATTTCCGGATGGCAGTTCTCGAATTCGCTCTTTCTGGCCAATACCGCCGACATGCGGGGCTTGTTTCAGATCATTAGATTTATCTTCCTGTTTTTTATACCGGCGCTTTCGATGAGGCTGTTATCCGAGGAGAAGCGTTCCGGAACGATAGAACTGCTGGGGACTATGCCGGTTTCGGAATGGCAGTTGGTGCTGGGCAAATTCTTTCCCTCGCTGATACTGATCATAATCACCCTGGTACTGACCCTGGTAAACTACATAACCATCAGCTATCTCGGCGATCCAGATACGGGCGCAACCTTTGGTGGATATTTGGGGCTTGTGCTTATGGCATCGACTTATCTCGCGATCGGGCTGTTTACCTCCAGCCTGACTAAAAATCAAATCATCGCATTCATCCTCTCATTCGCGATAATTTTCACTTTTATTATATTCAATTATTTCAAGGGTTTTGTGGGCGGTTTTATGGCCAGCGTGGTGGAGTTTTTATCGACAGACTATCACTTTGAGTCGATCCAGAGAGGCGTGATCGACAGCCGTAACATAATATTCTATCTCAGCCTGACATTTATATTTCTGTTTCTGACCGTCCAGGTTCTGAACAGCAGGAGGTGGAGATAAGCTTATGGCGTCTAACATTAAAAGCAAATCCACTGCCTTTGTGACAATTCTCGTCACGATTCTGATAGTGATTGTTTTGAATTTAATTTCTCTAAATGTTTTTGCTCGCTGGGATGTGACCGAGAAGGGTAAGTATTCCATTTCGGAGACTTCGCGGGAAATCATCGCTTCGCTCGATGACCGCCTGACAATCAAGGTCTTTTTTACCGAGGACCTGCCGGCACCCCATAACTCCGATCGTCGTTACCTGCTCGATCTGCTGGACGATTTCAAGGCGTATTCGAACGGTATGATGAACTATGAGGTGCTGGATCCGGAGAAGCGCGAAGTAGCCCGTCAGGCCGCCAGCTATCAGATCCAGCCGGTCCGGTTTGATATTCGCGGAACTACCAAAGCCGAAACCATACTGGGTTACAAAGCCCTGGTTCTGCTCTATGCCGGTCGGCAGGAAGTGATGCCGTTTATCATGAATATGGATAACTTCGAGTATGAATTCATCAAGCTGGTAAAAAGGCTTCAGAATCCGGCCAAGCCCAAAATCGGTTTTACCGTCGGACACGGCGAACCCAGGATCGACAGCGGTCTGACCGTAGCGGCCTCGTTTATATCCGAGAATTTCGAACCTGTTCCATTGGCAACTTCAGAACTTGCCCGGATCCCCGACGATATCGAAGCTCTCATGGTTGTCGCGCCAACCAGGG
It encodes the following:
- a CDS encoding ATP-binding cassette domain-containing protein; translation: MIDVKNLTKYYGPELAVNDVSFSVEKGQVVGFLGPNGAGKSTTVRIICCYLSPTYGNVSVGGEDIYNNPMKVRRMIGYLPENTPLYTDMNVFDFLKFCVDIRNSGRVRANRVGEVVEICGLKDVLYKDIGELSKGYRQRVGLAQAMIHDPQILILDEPTVGLDPNQIVEIRNLIKTLGQEKTVVLCSHILPEVEATCNRVLIINRGQIAADGTPDELRGSFEGKGKLTLQIKDLPSEKLEYLENIEGIGGVVDMDRTNPRATRIVLELVGETDPREQIFHFCVENNLVLLEMNRERATLEHVFRELTRKEEVH
- a CDS encoding ABC transporter permease subunit; translated protein: MSAVWVMTKKELRSYFSSPVAYVVIILFLLISGWQFSNSLFLANTADMRGLFQIIRFIFLFFIPALSMRLLSEEKRSGTIELLGTMPVSEWQLVLGKFFPSLILIIITLVLTLVNYITISYLGDPDTGATFGGYLGLVLMASTYLAIGLFTSSLTKNQIIAFILSFAIIFTFIIFNYFKGFVGGFMASVVEFLSTDYHFESIQRGVIDSRNIIFYLSLTFIFLFLTVQVLNSRRWR